The stretch of DNA AATTTAATCtgaatttaccatttattttagtttgattAATAAAATGATTCATGAGGGAAATGTTCTAAGAAGACTAAATGTTTTAGTGTCTCTGTGTTAcactaaaagaaaagaaaaatgggagattaaaaacacaaacagtatcTTCACCCGAGGGCCATTGTTCTTACTCAGTAAATTATAATATTGTGTGTACGTAATAAAGATATaggccaggggtgtccaatcttctCCATCAAGAGCCGATGTggacaaacatttttgtttaagtTCAGTACAgcaggggggtatttcacaaagcagcattactgaggCAGGATAACTACGCTATACCGAGTAAagcccggaacagctctttttacttcagtccatgttccagattatTAATATGCGCCTGTCCTCCCAGCGAACCTACCTTCTGCGTGCTGAGCTTTTTCTCCAGGCCTGTGGAGAGGCCCCCCCCAATGCCATCCTTCTTCCAGGAGAAGAAcccggagggagaggaggaaggtaGCCTGTGAATCTTTTGGGGCGAGGGCCCGCTGCCCTCGCACTTCCTGCCCTTGTGGTCGTAGCCCACggccttgctgtgcaccccggAGGCGGGGTCAGGGGAATGACGGACAGGAGGGGGGGCGCGTTTGAACAGCCCAGGGGAGGGCGAGCGAGGCTGGGCCTGGGGCCGTGGTTTGTGTCCAGGCGAGAGAGAGCCGTTGATTGGTCCGTGAGGGGAAGGAGCTGTCCTGCCCGAAACGGGCGGCCGTCCCGGTGGAACAGGGGCACCCGAGGAGCGCTCGGGGCTGGGCGAGTCGTCCTCCTGAGGGGACGCCCTCCTCTTGCGGGACGCTGTGGCGGCTTGCTCCGCCTGGCGGAGGCGCAGCTGCTGCTTGCTGGGACGGCCCACAGGGTTACGGGGGCGGCCCGCGCCCGAGGGGGAGGGGCTATGGCCGGGGACGGGGGAGGTGATTGGCCGGCCACCGCCTGTGCTTTCGGAAGGGCCGCACCCAGTCCCGGGGCTGGGGGAGCAGTTCTGCGGCCGCACCTCTTTCCCCGCCCCGTTGGAGGAGGAAGTCctaaaggaggaggagctgtgaCTGCCCGCCCCTCTGGCAGTGCTGGCTGTGGAatgctgggagttgtagtcaGTGGTGGCAGTGACTGAGGGCCGGACTGATGTGCGCTGGGACTTGACGTCTGTTGCTTGTGCCATTTTCCTACAAGGGCACATAATTAATCAGTAACATTAGCTACCGTCAGTGCGCCGACCTCAGTCGCTGACTAAtatgacagtgttatggttTCAGTTCATATGAAGGAttctcaaatctggccctcaaggtCAGAAGTACTGCTGGTTCTCTTCTGCCTGATAATCCATAGTCCAAGAACATCAAAGATTAGCCTGGCAGCACGTCAAATCAGTCCCCGATTAGAGGggaggaatgaaaaccagcagtgctCCTGGCCCTGAAAACCAGACTGGTTCATGTAGAGAGGAGGCAGCTCACCTCCACAGGTGGGCATTGAGGTGGTGCTCCACCATGGAGCTCAGAGCAGACCGTAGGTGGTGTAGCCGTCGGTCAAAGGTGAAAACGCTGCGGCCAATAGAGTGGCTCCCAAAGGAACAGTGCTGTCGGGGAGAGAGAAGGTCATATATAAACACCTCTACTTAAGTCAACTTAAGGACAGCTAAAATGGTGTCAATAAATGAGGAGCAATTGATGCATTAGTATATCAGTTGTATATCATGTATATCAGCACACGAGGTTCCAAACATGAGTCATTCTGTGAAGAATCAACCACAGGTGTGGGGGTGACCACTCCAAATTTGCTCAAActgtgtaaattgttatttatacattcaacagagggggaggggcgccCTAAAAGTCACTTGCAAGTGTAAATTGGGGTTTGTCGATTTTGGAGCGCATTCTGGGGGTCTTAACACCTTCAGATCTTAAAATTTTTTTGTAAGCAGCACTGGCACAGGTTGTCCCCTAGTGGCCGTGGTTGTGCCTTAGTATCACTAAGTTGGCTGAGCTGGTAATGAAAAGCCTTGTGATGGACAGTTGGTGTGTTGTCATACCGCCAGCGGTTTTGGATGCACAGGGGTGGAGTGCCATTCGGGGGGCTCCTCCGGTCCCTCCCCTTCGCTGTCTTCACTCGAGAGTCGACtctgggtgggaggggaaagaggcGGGGCTTTGGGGCGAACCCTCTCCTCCTCAGGGGCGCTCTCAGAGGATGTCCTGGACCTGCCATTGGACAAAaccaaacccatcagagaggcTGGAACTGCTTCCACTGGACGAAACCAACACATCGAAGAGacctgttgccatggagacaaaCCAACAAATTAGACAAGTGGGATTTAAAAGGCAAGCACCACTTTGTGACCGCACCTGAATACTGTGCTTCTCCCAAGTTCCCTCCTGCAGTGCGGTGGTCCTGTTTTGTCCCCAGAGGGCTCAGGGGCGGGCAGGCtgggctccgccccctcccggGATTGGCCGGAACACTCGCCACCGGTCTTGGACCCAGTTTTCAGCTCCGCCACCAGCTGGTCAAAGTTCTTACTCCTCCCCAGAACCTTGCGCCGCTGATGAATGGAGTGGATCTGAGGAGGGAGGATCAGGTGAGTTAAGCCTGTCCTACAGCAAACaaactgggtcaaatatgtcatcgttttggactcaaatgtgtttctatgctttactgagcttgtctagtgtattggaacctatgaaataatcTCAAAAAGTCCATACTCCATCTTCTGGTCCCcaggttggctcaactgcaccaggcaggatcaattgagaacagaaatgtatttgaatatgAAACGATTATGTATTTGACATATAGTTCCATGACTGCCAATGGCCTAAAACACAGGAACGCTGCCTAAACCAGCTTGTGTGTTCCACTGCTCGTGGGAGCAGCACACAGAGTTAGTTCTGTCTTGCGGGACCTACATTTATACAGTTCCCACCATTGCTCTGGGACTGCAGCAGACTGTCTTCTGAGATTACCAGACAGTGGTGAAGTTGGGCAtttagggtagggtagggtaaTGGTTAGGGAACCGCGCTTGCAACACCAGGGCTTCCAGTTAAATCCCCAGGAGGAGGACATACAAGTATAAAGTAGTtattgaattgcttcagtaaaattatccagctgtgtaaaaggatttttatgtaaaatgcaaGCTGTGTACAGTAAGTCACCCCAGAAAATAGAATCTACTCAAACAAAACACACCATGTAAGAGGTGACTTTGGCCTTGTTCGCCCTTTTGCATTATGTTTCCTGTAAGTGAATAGTGgtaccacttcctgtttgcactCAGCCTCAGTTTCCTGGAGCCAGAGGGACCTGCTCACCCAGGTTATCTCCAGGTCATGCGCAGTTGACTTCCATTTCATTAACAAAAGGAACCCAGCACTGGAAATCATGACAGTTCCAACTCTTACCGTAAAGTAAAACGCAGTTCTCGTACGAAAGACTACATCTAAAAACCTGTACACGGATAGTGTTTCCAGGGTCATAAATGCTCATTATTGCTAAGGAACAGGTAGCCATCTCATTTTCTTTGGTTCTACTTATTTGTGGCTGGTTTGTGTACATAAAGCAATATAAACAGTTCTCTACATTGtacccattttaggagcatttgctcaTGGAAATAGATGTTTAAACTGGATaaataatttaggagcacatctaCTAATTATGATGCTGTAGAGCCCTTATAAACCCGATGACAAACCCATGCAGCTGAAACGCTGTGAGCTaggaggcggagagagaggaggggtgattTTACATTGCACGTCAGCAGCCTGGTACACAGCATCTTCCGCTCTGGGTCCAGCACTCCACAGTGCTTGTCCAGATCACATTCTTTCCCTGAGAGAAAGAAGGCGAGACAAGGGTTTCATTCACACTGCAGGTCTGTGAGGTGCCTGACTGCACTGTGGTGTATGTCTTCCCATTTaaccattacattgcattttatttggcaAAGTGACGTACAAATAGTGCATATCAAGGCTATACAATAAACAACCAGACATGTTAGATAAggtaaaatgaaaacacaagagGCCTTGTGAAATGCTTCccgaaattttttttttttttttaaatatatatatatatatcggaAGCCTCAGTTGTTTACTGCCGTGACTGGAGTGATTACAGAAAGAGACTAAAGTTAGCCTAGACGCCCATGGTGGCACTTATTCTTATTacgcaaaaaggaaaaaaaaaaagaaagaaaaacctaGATTTCATATCTTGCAGCCTTAATATGCGTTATGCAACCCACAGCTGAGAGAACATCCACAGCACAGCAGGGAAAGACTGGTCACCCCTGGGCAGTAAGGAAGCTACTTACT from Conger conger chromosome 14, fConCon1.1, whole genome shotgun sequence encodes:
- the atxn7l2a gene encoding ataxin-7-like protein 2a, with the translated sequence MMAVRERAVAVMAALDRRVPSLDDFVGQSWSSWVERTNVFVSDAGSDTAECSKNGKTKMDTMTLQKEDMWVFGHCPAQDDFYLVVCSHCGQVVKPQAFQKHCERRHRTLCKLHTSPSGLLQRPRLPSAHGRPQGAGPPCGPSQTPQTAPHHRHAKTQELAAGFSPSDRVSQAGPPNCNIKKPPPSDSPPAPSLRDPPWPHGATLPSMTPPAEKPVLRRGEPGRSPNLMPPLRGPRTYKKVSRKECDLDKHCGVLDPERKMLCTRLLTCNIHSIHQRRKVLGRSKNFDQLVAELKTGSKTGGECSGQSREGAEPSLPAPEPSGDKTGPPHCRRELGRSTVFRSRTSSESAPEEERVRPKAPPLSPPTQSRLSSEDSEGEGPEEPPEWHSTPVHPKPLAHCSFGSHSIGRSVFTFDRRLHHLRSALSSMVEHHLNAHLWRKMAQATDVKSQRTSVRPSVTATTDYNSQHSTASTARGAGSHSSSSFRTSSSNGAGKEVRPQNCSPSPGTGCGPSESTGGGRPITSPVPGHSPSPSGAGRPRNPVGRPSKQQLRLRQAEQAATASRKRRASPQEDDSPSPERSSGAPVPPGRPPVSGRTAPSPHGPINGSLSPGHKPRPQAQPRSPSPGLFKRAPPPVRHSPDPASGVHSKAVGYDHKGRKCEGSGPSPQKIHRLPSSSPSGFFSWKKDGIGGGLSTGLEKKLSTQKPKLHH